The Orrella daihaiensis genome contains the following window.
CAACCACCACCAAGCTGGTGGGATCGCGTTGTCCGTAAAAAACAATACAGACCCGTATCGATTCGCTTAGCCGACAGCCGCAAGCGCTATGGCTTGCCTTTTTACAAACCTCACCACGCATTGACAGACGCACTGGCCACCGCAGAACTGCTGCAAGCGCAAGTTGCACATCGTTACAGTCCCGAGACGCCACTTGATGACCTGTGGTGCTAAGATGCCTGCCTCTTTGGCAATCAATTAAGACACTCTCTTGAAACGCGACATCTTTGGCATCCATTTAGCGGCTTTCCTGTTTGGCATGACGGGCATCTTAGGTACGCTCATCGATGCCGATAGCAACGTCATTACCTTTGGCCGAGCCGTGTTCGCGGTGCTGGCGTTGACAATCATCCCGCCCTTGCTAACCAAGCTTGGCACCGAGCCGACAGCTAGCACACAAAACAGCGCACCCTTGACCACTCAGCTTGGCTGGCGTTATCTAACATCTGGCGTTTTGCTGGCGATTCACTGGGTGACGTTTTTTGTGTCGGTCAAGACCGGTGGAGTAGCCATCGCCACCCTAGGCTTTAGCAGCTTTGCAGCCTTCATCACGCTGATCGAATGGATCATTATTCGAATCTTCGCCGGCAGTGGCATTGCAATTAGCCGTTCAGACTGGTTGCGAACTCTGGTGGTGACAGTCGGCTTGGCACTCATTACGCCCACACTTGAGCTAGCCGACGAGGTCACCTACGGCTTTATCATGGGCCTGATTTCCGGACTGTCGTTTGCGGCCATGGCAGTGTTTAACAGCAGACTTCTGGCAAGTGTCAATCCAATTCGGGTGGCGCGTAACCAGAATGTAGTTGTGGCCGTTGTCATGGCCGCATTTGCTGTGCCGACGTTAGCCACAGTCTCGATCACTAGCTGGCTCTGGCTTGTCGTGTTAGGTGTGTTTTGTACGGGACTGTCACATGCTTTATTTGTCTCAAGTTTAAAGAAGCTGCGGGTCAATGTGGCGGGATTGGTGATTGCACTTGAACCGGTATACGCCATCGTTGCAGCATGGCTACTGTTCGCTGAAGTACCCACGACGCGTACGATAGCAGGTGGATTGATTATTATCGGCGCGATGGTTGGTGTCAGTTACAGCAAGGCTCGCGCAACAGAAAAGCCGGTACCACAACAAACATCACCACTATAGACAAGGGGTAGCCATGCAATCTCTCGGGCGAGACTTCCGGGCGCTAGTGATCGGTGCTCATGGCACGATCGGTACCGCATTGGCTGAACAACTGCGCGCCGACCCGAATTGCGCACATGTCGCAACCATCTCGCGCGCCACCCACCCTTATTTCGCTCTTGAATCTGAAACCGGGATTGAGCAGGCCGCTACAGAGATCGCTGGCGAAGGACCGTTTGCGTTGATTATTGACGCCACCGGCGCACTGACCATTGATGGCAATGGCCCAGAGAAACACCTTGGTGCCTTAAACGCCGAGCGGCTCGCACGTGCATTTGAAGTCAATGCGATTGGCCCGGCTTTAATCATCAAGCACTTCTCGTCACTGCTGACCAAAGACCGTTCGATTTTTGCCAAACTGTCTGCCCGAGTCGGCAGCATCAGCGATAATCATAAGGGCGGCTGGTATGGCTATCGAGCAGCGAAGGCAGCAGTCAATATGCTTTTGCAGACTGCCGCCATTGAACTGCAGCGCCGACGTCCTGACACCATAGTAGTTGCATTACAACCCGGCACTGTGCAATCACCGCTGTCTGCACCGTTCTCTCGAGGGCATGATACGGTCTCACCCGAAGAGTCGGCTGTCGGCTTGCTCCAAGCCATGGACGAACTTCAGATCAAATCAGGGGCACAATTCGTAGACTACAAGGGTCAACCGATACCCTGGTGAGGTATCAAGATGGTTAAGCGGCTGATTCGGTTTCGGCTTCTTTTTTCCTACAGCGTGTCTTTGACAAAGTGCTTGTAGACCCGATCATGCAACAACATACCGCCAAGCATGGCGGCCACAAAAACAAATGCCTTGCCATAGCCTGCACCCAAGGCCACTAGCGCCGGTCCGGGACAGAACCCTGCAATTGCCCAGCCCGCACCAAAAACAAAACCACCGATAACCAAAGAACGGTTAACAGTTTTAGTGCCAGGCAGGTGCAAGGGCTCATGAAATGCTGTTTGCCCCTGTTTCTCTATGAAACGGAACCCGACAAATGCGACCGGGATGGCGCCAAGCATCACAAAAGCCAGGCTAGGATCCCAATTGCCCGCAATATCCAGAAAGTTAATCACCTTAGCCGGATTACTCATACCCGAGATGATCAAGCCGATGCCAAATACCAAGCCAGAGATGAAGACAAGTAATGTCTGCATGGTCTAGGCTCCCAGAACATGAAACACGATGTAAGCCGTCACAAAACCACTGGCCATAAAACTGAAAGTCGCAGCAATCGAGCGCACTGAGAGGCGACCCAAGCCACAGACCGCATGACCGCTCGTGCAACCTGAGCCCATGCGCGTACCAAATCCAACCAATAGCCCTGCCAGAATGACTAAGCCATAGCTGGTGTCAATTTGCGACGTTGGCATCACCGCAAATAAGCCATAGATGGCACTTGAAAGTATCAACCCCAAAACGAAAGCGATACGCCAGCTGAAATGTCCCTGCGGTGTATTGCCAAATTGCATGAGCGAGCCGATCACTCCACTAATACCTGCAATGCGCCCCTTGAAATACATCAGCATCACGGTCGCTAACCCAATTAATAAGCCGCCTGCCAGAGATAGCCAAGGCGTGAAATTCGCCCAATCGATTGTCATTTCGTCTCCATAAACGATCGTTGCTGATACACAGTCAATAGTGTGACATGAATTTGATTTCGGTCAATCCATATCCGAGGACATATGAACAAAGGGAGCGACGGGCTGTGAGACTAACCCGGTCACGCTTAGCCGGCTCGTTTGAAAAACGAAAGTGATATGCCGGCCACCACAAACAGTCCACCAAAAACGCGGTTTAAAAACCGGACATGTCGTGGTGACTTCAGGTATTTGAATATCCTCGCGGCTAATGCGGTGTAACCAGCCATCACGACCAAGTCAGTGAAGGTAAGCGTCGCACCAATGATGACGTATTGCAACCACAAAGGCTCGTTCAGATTCAAAAACTGCGGCACCACCGCCAACAAAAACACTGTGCCCTTAGGGTTGGCCGCATTGATCAGCCAACCTTTGAGGATCATTCGGGTAGCTGATTCGCCAATAGCACCGTCGCGTTGCACTTTTGCCTCGGTCAGGGGTGCACGCCATTGAGAAACCCCCAGGTAGATCAAGTACGCCACCCCGAACCATTTAACTACTTCAAACGCCATAGCCGAACTGGCTACCAGGGCCCCCAAACCAACGCTTACCAACACCAACTGGGTCATGATGCCCAGAATAAGACCTACGGTGGTGATGTAGCCTCGTTTAAACCCATGGGTCAGGCCCGCGTTCATGGCCGCCACAGCACCCGCACCGGGCGAGACGCTGATCGCCCACGAGGCGGCAAACAAAGCGAGCCAGACTGAAAGTTCCACTTTTGGGTCTCACAAGAATCCGACTCTGATATTACTGTGACGACTGAGCGGAAAGTTCGCAATCCATGTCTAGCGATGGATCTGACTTGTTCAAGCGCAAACAGGCTTAAAAAAGAATACGCGTGCGAATGGTTCCCGGAACTTCCCGAAGACGGCCAAGCGCCTCCACTGACTGTTCGATATCAGTGTCCATGACCACATAACCAACCGAACCTCGGGTTTGCAGATACTGCGCTGAGATATTGACACCGGTATCGGAAAAAATCTGATTAATCGCCGACAAAATACCTGGCACGTTGTGATGGATATGCAGGATGCGATGTTTGCCCGCGTGCGCAGGCAACGCAACTTCAGGGAAGTTGACTGACGAGACCGAAGTGCCATTGTCGCTGTACTTCACAAGCTTTTCTGCCACTTCGCGACCAATGCTCTCTTGCGCCTCCACGGTCGAGCCACCAATATGAGGCGTCAGGATCACGTTGTCCAAGCCGCGCAACTCACTGTCAAACGCATCCTGGTTACTCGCGGGTTCTATCGGAAACACATCAAGCGCAGCACCAAGCAATTTGCCACTGTCGATGGCGTGCTTCAAAGCACTGATTTCGACAACCGTACCGCGCGACGCGTTGATCAAGACACTCTTGTCTCGCATCTGTGCCAACTGGGTCGACCCCATCATCCACCGAGTCTCAATGGTCTCAGGGACGTGCAGTGTCACAACATGGGACTCTTGCAGCAGTTCCTTTAAGGTCAAGACCTGTCTGGCATTGCCGTGTGGCAGCTTGGTAACCACATCATAGAAAATCACTCGCATACCAAGTGACTCGGCCATCACCGAGAGCTGGGAGCCTATCGAACCGTAGCCGACAATACCCAATGTTTTACCGCGAAGTTCGTAAGAATTATTTGCAGTCTTAAGCCACTGACCTCGATGAGCAGCCGCATTCTTGGCAGGCACACCACGCAATAACAAAATGGCCTGACCCAACACCAGTTCGGCCACCGACCGGGTATTTGAAAATGGCGCGTTAAAGACGGCAATCCCACGCTCAAGCGCGGCACTCAAATCCACTTGATTGGTGCCAATGCAAAAGCATCCCACCGCATTCAATTTGGCAGCCGCATCAAACACCTCGGCTGTCAGTTGCGTGCGTGACCGTATACCGAGGAAATGAAC
Protein-coding sequences here:
- a CDS encoding DMT family transporter, translated to MTGILGTLIDADSNVITFGRAVFAVLALTIIPPLLTKLGTEPTASTQNSAPLTTQLGWRYLTSGVLLAIHWVTFFVSVKTGGVAIATLGFSSFAAFITLIEWIIIRIFAGSGIAISRSDWLRTLVVTVGLALITPTLELADEVTYGFIMGLISGLSFAAMAVFNSRLLASVNPIRVARNQNVVVAVVMAAFAVPTLATVSITSWLWLVVLGVFCTGLSHALFVSSLKKLRVNVAGLVIALEPVYAIVAAWLLFAEVPTTRTIAGGLIIIGAMVGVSYSKARATEKPVPQQTSPL
- a CDS encoding SDR family NAD(P)-dependent oxidoreductase, with amino-acid sequence MQSLGRDFRALVIGAHGTIGTALAEQLRADPNCAHVATISRATHPYFALESETGIEQAATEIAGEGPFALIIDATGALTIDGNGPEKHLGALNAERLARAFEVNAIGPALIIKHFSSLLTKDRSIFAKLSARVGSISDNHKGGWYGYRAAKAAVNMLLQTAAIELQRRRPDTIVVALQPGTVQSPLSAPFSRGHDTVSPEESAVGLLQAMDELQIKSGAQFVDYKGQPIPW
- a CDS encoding DUF6691 family protein, which gives rise to MQTLLVFISGLVFGIGLIISGMSNPAKVINFLDIAGNWDPSLAFVMLGAIPVAFVGFRFIEKQGQTAFHEPLHLPGTKTVNRSLVIGGFVFGAGWAIAGFCPGPALVALGAGYGKAFVFVAAMLGGMLLHDRVYKHFVKDTL
- a CDS encoding YeeE/YedE family protein is translated as MTIDWANFTPWLSLAGGLLIGLATVMLMYFKGRIAGISGVIGSLMQFGNTPQGHFSWRIAFVLGLILSSAIYGLFAVMPTSQIDTSYGLVILAGLLVGFGTRMGSGCTSGHAVCGLGRLSVRSIAATFSFMASGFVTAYIVFHVLGA
- a CDS encoding LysE family transporter, whose translation is MELSVWLALFAASWAISVSPGAGAVAAMNAGLTHGFKRGYITTVGLILGIMTQLVLVSVGLGALVASSAMAFEVVKWFGVAYLIYLGVSQWRAPLTEAKVQRDGAIGESATRMILKGWLINAANPKGTVFLLAVVPQFLNLNEPLWLQYVIIGATLTFTDLVVMAGYTALAARIFKYLKSPRHVRFLNRVFGGLFVVAGISLSFFKRAG
- the serA gene encoding phosphoglycerate dehydrogenase, which gives rise to MKQTSVDKQLIKFLLLEGVHDSAEALIRAAGYHNIEREKGSLEGQALLDRVRDVHFLGIRSRTQLTAEVFDAAAKLNAVGCFCIGTNQVDLSAALERGIAVFNAPFSNTRSVAELVLGQAILLLRGVPAKNAAAHRGQWLKTANNSYELRGKTLGIVGYGSIGSQLSVMAESLGMRVIFYDVVTKLPHGNARQVLTLKELLQESHVVTLHVPETIETRWMMGSTQLAQMRDKSVLINASRGTVVEISALKHAIDSGKLLGAALDVFPIEPASNQDAFDSELRGLDNVILTPHIGGSTVEAQESIGREVAEKLVKYSDNGTSVSSVNFPEVALPAHAGKHRILHIHHNVPGILSAINQIFSDTGVNISAQYLQTRGSVGYVVMDTDIEQSVEALGRLREVPGTIRTRILF